One genomic window of Glycine soja cultivar W05 chromosome 9, ASM419377v2, whole genome shotgun sequence includes the following:
- the LOC114425021 gene encoding uncharacterized protein LOC114425021 isoform X2 yields MKVAPIVVFLFRDTEGFASTISQAFRPKPSSSFTRQEDSFELSLEAYGIKHLKASGSVSHFVDDHGAYKVTIVAMEHYEPPLPTFFLIGQASQYLDNKSTKQQEILHAIGEILASTTDLQFSEDRVVWNPKKASGESKEPWRALYG; encoded by the exons ATGAAGGTAGCTCCCATCGTGGTGTTCTTGTTCAGAGATACAGAGGGTTTCGCCTCCACCATCTCACAAGCTTTTCGCCCCAAGCCTTCCTCCTCCTTCACGCGCCA AGAGGACTCCTTTGAGCTCTCCTTGGAGGCTTATGGAATCAAACACCTCAAAGCATCTGGGAGCGTTTCTCACTTCGTTGATGATCACGGCGCTTACAAG GTGACAATTGTGGCTATGGAGCATTATGAGCCACCG TTACCAACCTTTTTTCTAATTGGACAAGCTAGTCAATATTTGGACAATAAATCCACCAAGCAGCAGGAG ATACTTCATGCAATAGGTGAGATTTTGGCTAGCACTACAGATCTGCAGTTTTCAGAAGACAGAGTGGTCTGGAATCCAAAAAAGGCATCAGGGGAAAGCAAGGAACCATGGCGTGCATTATATGGTTGA
- the LOC114425021 gene encoding uncharacterized protein LOC114425021 isoform X1, whose translation MKVAPIVVFLFRDTEGFASTISQAFRPKPSSSFTRQEDSFELSLEAYGIKHLKASGSVSHFVDDHGAYKVTIVAMEHYEPPVLSCALNEVLNKITADKSSFVPTLLVPFLVESSKVKGHSKSLRSDEIKPLIFGIKIGQNTDIMQALLNKIQEPPSSLRIQHETFACFLHFVRVMQLPTFFLIGQASQYLDNKSTKQQEILHAIGEILASTTDLQFSEDRVVWNPKKASGESKEPWRALYG comes from the exons ATGAAGGTAGCTCCCATCGTGGTGTTCTTGTTCAGAGATACAGAGGGTTTCGCCTCCACCATCTCACAAGCTTTTCGCCCCAAGCCTTCCTCCTCCTTCACGCGCCA AGAGGACTCCTTTGAGCTCTCCTTGGAGGCTTATGGAATCAAACACCTCAAAGCATCTGGGAGCGTTTCTCACTTCGTTGATGATCACGGCGCTTACAAG GTGACAATTGTGGCTATGGAGCATTATGAGCCACCGGTACTATCTTGTGCTCTTAATGAGgttcttaataaaataactGCAGATAAATCTTCCTTTGTACCTACACTTTTGGTACCATTTTTGGTGGAATCATCCAAGGTTAAAGGGCACAGTAAATCCCTAAGATCAGATGAAATCAAACCTTTAATATTTGGTATAAAGATTGGTCAAAATACAGACATAATGCAGGCATTACTTAACAAAATCCAGGAGCCACCATCTTCTTTGCGGATTCAACATGAAACTTTTGCATGTTTTCTTCACTTTGTTCGTGTAATGCAGTTACCAACCTTTTTTCTAATTGGACAAGCTAGTCAATATTTGGACAATAAATCCACCAAGCAGCAGGAG ATACTTCATGCAATAGGTGAGATTTTGGCTAGCACTACAGATCTGCAGTTTTCAGAAGACAGAGTGGTCTGGAATCCAAAAAAGGCATCAGGGGAAAGCAAGGAACCATGGCGTGCATTATATGGTTGA
- the LOC114367807 gene encoding APO protein 2, chloroplastic-like produces MLLSNSSPPFSFVSGITMSMTKGITPRDSLLLKPNPLSSLSSLHSLQHGNNTIRVPVTIRIQPERFCHGALTIRNEVPQNADFPRQYSRKEKKPFPVPIVELRRAARERMKKMKDEPRKPMSAPKNGLLVKSLIPTAYNVYNARITLINNLKKLLKVVPVHACGWCSEIHVGPVGHPFKSCKGTQANIRKGLHEWTNAHVEDILIPIEAYHLFDRLGKRITHEERFSIPRIPAVVELCIQAGVEIPEFPTKRRRKPIIRIGRKEFIDADESDLPDKISEGPLKPLLAEIHDSEIVAPLDNEVAPLAEETLQAWERMRKGAKRLMRMYNVRVCGYCPEIHVGAQGHKAQNCGAHKHQQRNGQHGWQSAVLNDLIPPRFVWHVPDVNAPLERELRNFYGQAPAVVEMCIQAGAGLPEQYKSTMRLDVGIPSTLKEADMVV; encoded by the exons ATGCTTCTCAGTAATTCTAGTCCACCATTTTCATTTGTCTCAGGAATCACTATGAGTATGACTAAGGGAATAACTCCAAGAGATTCTCTTTTGCTGAAGCCCAACCCTTTATCTTCTCTTAGTTCACTCCATTCTCTCCAG CATGGTAACAATACGATTAGAGTTCCTGTGACTATAAGAATTCAACCAGAGAGGTTTTGTCATGGTGCGCTAACCATCAGGAATGAAGTGCCGCAAAATGCTGATTTTCCTCGACAGTATTCCAGAAAAGAGAAGAAACCTTTTCCAGTTCCCATTGTAGAACTGCGACGAGCAGCTAGGGagaggatgaagaagatgaaagaTGAGCCGAGAAAACCAATGTCAGCACCTAAGAATGGGTTGCTGGTGAAGAGCCTTATACCGACTGCATATAATGTGTATAATGCTAGGATCACTTTGATCAACAATCTGAAGAAGCTGCTCAAAGTAGTGCCTGTACATGCTTGTGG GTGGTGCAGTGAAATCCATGTAGGACCTGTTGGACATCCATTCAAGTCATGTAAAGGCACACAGGCCAACATCCGCAAGGGCCTCCACGAATGGACGAATGCACATGTTGAAGACATATTAATTCCAATTGAAGCTTATCACCTCTTTGATCGTCTTGGAAAGCGGATTACTCATGAAGAGAGATTCTCTATCCCTCGAATTCCAGCAGTGGTTGAGCTCTGCATTCAAGCCGGTGTTGAAATTCCAGAGTTTCCCACCAAAAGGAGAAGAAAGCCTATCATCCGTATTGGGAGGAAGGAATTCATCGATGCTGATGAAAGTGACCTACCAGATAAAATCTCAGAGGGTCCTTTAAAACCATTACTAGCTGAAATACATGATTCAGAAATAGTAGCTCCATTAGACAATGAAGTAGCCCCTCTTGCCGAGGAAACTCTCCAAGCATGGGAACGGATGAGGAAAGGTGCAAAGAGACTAATGAGGATGTACAATGTGAGGGTCTGTGGATATTGCCCTGAAATTCATGTTGGTGCCCAGGGTCACAAAGCTCAAAACTGTGGAGCCCATAAACACCAACAACGCAATGGGCAGCATGGTTGGCAGTCTGCAGTTCTGAATGATTTGATCCCTCCAAGATTTGTGTGGCATGTTCCTGATGTAAATGCACCGCTAGAACGAGAGCTTAGGAATTTTTATGGCCAGGCGCCTGCAGTAGTAGAAATGTGCATTCAGGCTGGTGCTGGTTTACCAGAACAATATAAATCGACCATGCGGCTGGACGTGGGGATCCCATCAACTTTGAAAGAAGCTGACATGGTAGTTTGA